Proteins from one Salmo salar chromosome ssa07, Ssal_v3.1, whole genome shotgun sequence genomic window:
- the LOC106609497 gene encoding muscarinic acetylcholine receptor M2-like: MEMFNFTSFTYWNASEGTDAGPVIEPESPYKTVEVVFIVLVAGSLSLVTVIGNILVMLSIKVNRNLQTVNNYFLFSLACADLIIGLCSMNLYTVYIVIGYWPLGPVVCDLWLALDYVVSNASVMNLLIISFDRYFCVTKPLSYPVKRTTKMAGMMIAAAWVLSFILWAPAILFWQFIVGGRTVPERECYIQFFSNAAVTFGTAIAAFYLPVIIMVILYIQISIASKSRVKKETRKPSGPNPEALSHEQARCSNSAKPINNNVTAEDTEQGRIEATDDVANQHDGKLQNGKGPSTTGGDGEMEGVDRGRENCAHGEEKESSNDSTSGSAAASNHKEEEAVPSRANCNAELVQQPTRHRAKAGGSKLTCIKIKTKSPKGDCYTPSNATVEIVPATEKQNHVARKIVKMTKQPPKKKKAPPSREKKVTRTIMAILVAFVATWTPYNVMVLINTFCSSCIPSTVWTIGYWLCYINSTINPACYALCNVTFKKTFKHLLLCQYKNIRSAR, from the coding sequence ATGGAGATGTTCAATTTCACCAGCTTCACCTACTGGAATGCCTCAGAAGGCACTGACGCAGGGCCTGTCATTGAACCCGAAAGCCCATACAAGACTGTGGAGGTGGTGTTCATCGTATTGGTGGCTGGGTCCCTCAGCCTGGTCACTGTTATTGGAAATATCCTGGTCATGCTTTCCATTAAGGTCAATAGGAACCTACAGACTGTCAACAACTACTTTTTATTCAGCCTTGCATGTGCTGACCTAATCATCGGGCTGTGTTCCATGAACTTGTACACAGTATACATAGTGATTGGCTACTGGCCCTTAGGACCTGTGGTGTGTGATCTGTGGCTAGCCTTGGACTATGTCGTGAGTAACGCATCTGTCATGAACCTACTCATCATCAGTTTTGACAGATACTTCTGTGTCACAAAGCCTCTCAGCTACCCTGTCAAAAGGACCACCAAGATGGCAGGGATGATGATTGCTGCTGCCTGGGTCCTGTCCTTCATTCTGTGGGCCCCGGCCATCCTTTTCTGGCAGTTCATCGTGGGCGGGCGGACAGTGCCTGAGAGGGAGTGTTACATTCAGTTCTTCTCTAATGCAGCAGTCACCTTCGGCACGGCCATCGCAGCCTTCTACCTGCCCGTTATCATTATGGTCATTCTCTACATACAGATCTCTATAGCCAGTAAAAGCCGGGTGAAGAAGGAGACCAGGAAGCCGTCAGGGCCCAACCCAGAGGCCCTGTCCCACGAGCAGGCAAGGTGCAGTAATTCTGCCAAGCCCATCAACAACAACGTGACAGCAGAGGACACAGAGCAGGGCAGGATCGAAGCCACAGATGACGTGGCCAACCAGCACGACGGTAAACTGCAGAACGGCAAGGGCCCGTCCACCACGggtggagatggggagatggagggcgTGGATAGGGGTAGGGAGAACTGTGCCCacggagaggagaaagagagctcCAACGACTCGACATCTGGCAGTGCAGCTGCATCCAACCACAAAGAAGAAGAGGCGGTGCCATCCAGAGCAAACTGCAACGCCGAGCTCGTTCAGCAGCCAACCCGCCACCGGGCCAAGGCAGGCGGCTCCAAACTCACCTGCATCAAGATTAAGACCAAGTCTCCCAAGGGGGACTGCTACACACCCTCCAACGCCACGGTGGAGATCGTCCCCGCCACGGAAAAGCAGAACCACGTGGCACGGAAAATTGTGAAGATGACCAAGCAGCCGCCCAAGAAGAAGAAAGCACCACCGTCTCGGGAGAAGAAGGTGACCCGTACCATCATGGCCATCCTGGTGGCCTTTGTGGCCACCTGGACCCCTTACAATGTCATGGTGCTCATCAACACCTTCTGCTCCAGCTGCATCCCCAGCACGGTCTGGACTATCGGCTACTGGCTGTGCTACATCAACAGCACCATCAACCCCGCCTGCTATGCCCTCTGCAATGTCACTTTCAAAAAGACATTCAAACATCTCCTCCTCTGCCAATACAAAAACATTAGGTCAGCTAGATGA